Below is a genomic region from Penaeus vannamei isolate JL-2024 chromosome 18, ASM4276789v1, whole genome shotgun sequence.
tctcgggttcGTAGACCTCCTCTGGGGCGACCTTCTCGTGCTCGTAGACCTCTTTTTGGGCgaccttctcgggctcatagacctcctTTTGGGCGACCTTCTCAGgctcgtagacctcctcttgggcgtccttctcgggttcgtagacctcctcttgggcgaccTTTTCGGGGTCGTAGACCTCTTTTTGGGCGACCTTCTCGGGttcgtagacctcctcttgggcgtccttcttgggctcgtagacctcttgggcgtccttcttggctcgtagacctcttgggcgtccttcccggctcgtagacctcttcttgggcgtcctcgggctcgtagacctcttgggcgtccttctcggactcgtagacctcctcttgggcgaccTTCTCGGGTttgtagacctcctcttgggcgaccTTCTCAGGCTCGTAGACTtattgggcgtccttctcgggctcgtagacctcctcttgggcgtccttctcaggctcatagacctcctcttgggcggcCTTCTCGGGCTCGTTGATCTCTTGGGCGACTTTCTCGGGCTCGTAGATCTCTTGGGCGATCTTCTCGGGTttgtagacctcctcttgggcaaCCTTCTCaggctcgtagacctcttgggcgacctcgggctcgtagacctcttgggcgacCTTTTCGGTCTCATAGACCTCCTCTTgcgcgtccttctcgggctcgtagacctcttgggcgtccttcctggctcgtagacctcgggcgtccttctcgggctcgtagacctcctcttgggtgtctttctcgggctcgtagacctcctcttgggtaACTTCTagggctcgtagacctcttgggtGTACATCTCGGGCTCGCAGActtcctcttgggcgtccttctcgggctcgcagACCTCTTGGTCGATCTCGGGCTCGCAGACCTCTTGGTCGAtctcgggctcgtagacctcttgggcgatctcgggctcgtagacctcttgggcgtcctaggctcgtagacctcctcttgggcgtcctcgggCTCGCatacctcctcttgggcgtccttcctggctcgtagacctcttgggcgtccttcctggctcgtagacctcttgggcgcCCTTCTTCGCTCatagacctcttgggcgtccttcctggGTCGTAGACCActtgggcgtccttcctggctcgtagacctcttaGGCGTTCTTCCTGGCTTGTAGACCTCTTTGGCGTCCTTCCTGGCTCatagacctcttgggcgtccttcctggctcgGAGACCActtgggcgtccttcctggctcgtagaccacttgggcgtccttcctggctTGTAGACCTCTTTGGCGTCCTTCCTGGCTCatagacctcttgggcgtccttcctggctcgtagacctcttgggcgtccttcctggctGGTAGGCCActtgggcgtccttcctggctcgtagacctcttgggcgtcctttctggctcgtagacctcttgggcgtccttcctggctcgtagacctctttGGCGTCCTTCCTGGatcgtagacctcttgggcgacCTTCTCGGGCTCGCAGACCTTCTCttaggcgtccttctcgggctcatagacctctttggcgtccttcctggctcgtagacctcttaggcgtccttctcgggctcgtagacctcctcttgggcgaccttctcgggctcgtagacctcctcttgggcgtccttctcgggctcgtagacctcttgggcgtccttcctggctcgtagtcctcttggg
It encodes:
- the LOC138864782 gene encoding S-antigen protein-like, translated to MSEEGRPRGLRARKDAQEVYEPGRTPKRRYASPRTPKRRSTSLGRPRGLRARDRPRGLRARDRPRGLRARDRPRGLRAREGRPRGSLRARDVHPRGLRALEVTQEEVYEPEKDTQEEVYEPEKDARGLRARKDAQEVYEPEKDAQEEVYETEKVAQEVYEPEVAQEVYEPEKVAQEEVYKPEKIAQEIYEPEKVAQEINEPEKAAQEEVYEPEKDAQEEVYEPKKDAQEEVYEPEKVAQKEVYDPEKVAQEEVYEPEKDAQEEVYEPEKVAQKEVYEPEKVAQKEVYEHEKVAPEEVYEPEKDAQEVCEPEKDALEEVYEPEKDATSVHEPEEVVYDASNLSGN